GGCGATCACGGCCTGCTCCAGGGTCTTGCCGGTGTCGTGCTCAACATCGGACCGGCTCCAGACGCGGTCGTATACGAGCGCGCCCCGGGCGAGCGGCGCGGGCATCGCGACCGTGTAGGTCTTCGTGTCGGAGATCGGGTCCTTACCGACGCGCACGCTCACGACGCGGCTCCCCTTCGGAGCGTCCGGGTTAATCGTCGCGGTGATGCCCGAGACCTGCAAGAGCGCGCTGCTCTTCTGGGGATAGAGCGACAGCCCGTGCTCCAGGGCCTTGCGGACCTGAGCGCCCGTCAGGCGCACCACTACGACCGTGTCGCCGCGGAACACGAGTGCGCCAACCACGTCGGCCGGAGTCACGTTGCCCTTCGGCAACGTCACCTCGGCGAAAGCCGTCGCCGGCATGAAGGCGATGTCGGACTTGTCGACGGCGCGCACGGCGTCGGCGATCACGCCCGCCAGGTTGCTCTCCGCGGTGCGCGC
This region of Chthonomonadales bacterium genomic DNA includes:
- a CDS encoding 5'-nucleotidase C-terminal domain-containing protein encodes the protein MQRRHAGRLLMAAIALCLSIGHSASYAAAAPSSVELTTRDARTAESNLAGVIADAVRAVDKSDIAFMPATAFAEVTLPKGNVTPADVVGALVFRGDTVVVVRLTGAQVRKALEHGLSLYPQKSSALLQVSGITATINPDAPKGSRVVSVRVGKDPISDTKTYTVAMPAPLARGALVYDRVWSRSDVEHDTGKTLEQAVIAYVEARPSLGKAEERLVFRK